From the genome of Geobacter sp. SVR, one region includes:
- a CDS encoding chemotaxis protein CheW — protein MSTALAPITADGSAHELIQLVSFNLDQEQYGIDVLKVREIIRLPGITQVPNAPHSVDGVINLRGKVIPIVSMRKKFGLPEIGSGFQTRIMVLDVAGELTGFVVDEVSEVIRVSAGEIQPSPVVAAGGIDQECICGIINQAERLLVILDLERMFHGDGRLQFASP, from the coding sequence ATGTCAACCGCGCTTGCACCGATAACGGCCGACGGGTCGGCACACGAACTGATCCAATTGGTGAGTTTCAATCTCGACCAGGAGCAGTACGGCATCGATGTCCTCAAGGTCCGGGAGATCATCCGGCTACCGGGCATCACCCAGGTGCCGAACGCACCGCACTCTGTGGATGGCGTCATAAACCTGAGGGGCAAGGTGATACCCATTGTCTCCATGCGGAAAAAATTCGGCCTGCCGGAGATCGGCAGCGGTTTCCAGACCCGGATCATGGTCCTGGACGTGGCCGGAGAGCTGACGGGGTTTGTTGTGGATGAGGTATCGGAGGTGATCCGAGTCTCTGCGGGAGAAATCCAGCCGTCACCCGTCGTGGCCGCGGGCGGGATCGACCAGGAGTGCATCTGCGGCATCATCAACCAGGCTGAACGGCTTCTGGTGATTCTGGATCTGGAGCGGATGTTCCATGGCGACGGGAGATTGCAGTTCGCTTCGCCGTAA
- a CDS encoding methyl-accepting chemotaxis protein, producing the protein MNITKNLQIRQKVFRTIVTILVVAVASMVCVAIYDVRYFGISSLKEKGGSLATITAETIKQAVQYSVAEDAEKVLRGLLASDADVSAVAVVVQGSKGEYGLTQQMKAKGYESFSFDQALKKLAAHPPAKRGEVVDLDGFSLAAKIDLTSNDAIQNGYLVLGLNNVRLSRELRTIVPVMVGLGILLVVVGITCSHFITKAITNPLKNAVRIANAIAGGDLGVSVEVTSGDEVGQLMSAMSKMVANLRDMISRTVEISGNLACASGQLQNTSKQIATSAEEVVAQINAVATASEEMSSTSNEISRNCQMAAEASHSTAEAANTGAGVVQETIAGMSVIAGRVEQTSKTIEALGSRSEQIGAIIGTIEDIADQTNLLALNAAIEAARAGEQGRGFAVVADEVRALAERTTKATREIGEMIKAIQNETNAAVMAMQEGGARSGEGNPLLPEVRPGP; encoded by the coding sequence GTGAACATAACGAAAAATCTGCAGATCCGTCAGAAAGTATTCAGGACCATCGTTACCATACTGGTGGTTGCGGTCGCATCCATGGTGTGCGTTGCCATATATGACGTGCGCTATTTCGGCATCTCCTCCCTGAAGGAAAAAGGGGGCAGCCTTGCCACGATCACGGCCGAGACGATAAAGCAGGCAGTGCAGTACAGCGTGGCGGAGGACGCGGAAAAGGTCCTCAGGGGACTTCTCGCCAGCGATGCCGACGTGAGTGCCGTGGCCGTGGTTGTCCAGGGAAGTAAGGGGGAGTACGGCCTGACGCAGCAAATGAAGGCAAAGGGATATGAGTCGTTCTCCTTTGACCAGGCCCTGAAGAAGCTTGCGGCGCATCCGCCCGCCAAACGGGGCGAGGTGGTCGATCTCGACGGGTTCTCCCTGGCGGCGAAGATCGACCTGACCTCGAACGACGCCATCCAGAACGGCTATCTCGTGCTGGGCCTTAACAACGTGCGCCTCTCGCGGGAGTTGCGGACCATCGTGCCCGTCATGGTCGGCCTGGGTATTCTGCTGGTAGTGGTGGGAATCACCTGTTCGCACTTCATCACCAAGGCGATCACCAACCCGCTCAAGAATGCGGTTCGCATCGCCAATGCCATTGCCGGGGGCGATCTCGGCGTATCGGTCGAGGTGACGTCCGGTGACGAGGTCGGTCAACTGATGTCGGCCATGTCGAAAATGGTCGCCAATCTGCGGGACATGATCTCCCGGACCGTGGAGATATCGGGCAACCTCGCCTGCGCGTCCGGGCAGCTCCAGAATACGTCCAAGCAGATAGCAACCAGCGCCGAGGAGGTCGTCGCCCAGATCAACGCGGTTGCCACGGCCAGCGAGGAGATGTCCTCCACCAGCAACGAGATCTCGCGCAACTGCCAGATGGCCGCCGAAGCGTCCCACTCTACGGCGGAGGCCGCGAACACAGGGGCCGGCGTCGTCCAGGAGACCATTGCCGGCATGAGCGTCATAGCCGGCCGGGTGGAGCAGACCTCCAAGACCATAGAGGCCCTTGGTTCGCGTTCGGAACAGATCGGCGCGATTATCGGCACCATCGAGGACATCGCGGACCAGACTAACCTGCTGGCGCTCAACGCCGCCATCGAGGCGGCCCGGGCCGGGGAGCAGGGACGCGGTTTCGCGGTGGTGGCCGACGAGGTGCGGGCCCTGGCTGAGCGGACCACCAAGGCCACCCGGGAGATCGGCGAGATGATCAAGGCGATCCAGAACGAGACCAACGCGGCAGTGATGGCCATGCAGGAGGGGGGTGCACGAAGTGGAGAAGGGAACCCGCTCCTCCCGGAAGTCCGGCCAGGCCCTTGA
- a CDS encoding cache domain-containing protein, whose product MRFRMVLAICLVIVFGVCAFAEPEAPTKNDAKALVKQAVAFAKENGRDKFFSEVRSPNGRFHYKEGTKKGLYIFVYDEKGVVLAHGVRLELTGKNRWNDKDPDGKYWIRDWTDLVHKSGSGWIQYKEFNPADNHRIMDKLSFVELVDGMVIGCGIYAK is encoded by the coding sequence ATGCGGTTCAGAATGGTACTGGCAATATGCCTTGTGATCGTTTTCGGCGTGTGCGCTTTTGCGGAGCCGGAGGCGCCCACCAAGAACGACGCAAAGGCGCTCGTGAAGCAGGCGGTCGCCTTTGCGAAGGAAAACGGCAGGGATAAGTTCTTCAGCGAGGTGAGAAGCCCCAACGGCAGGTTCCATTACAAGGAAGGGACGAAGAAGGGACTCTACATCTTCGTCTATGACGAGAAGGGGGTTGTCCTGGCCCATGGGGTACGGCTCGAACTGACGGGCAAGAACCGCTGGAACGACAAGGACCCGGACGGCAAGTACTGGATCCGCGACTGGACCGACCTCGTGCACAAGAGCGGCAGCGGATGGATACAGTACAAGGAATTCAACCCTGCGGACAACCACAGGATCATGGATAAGCTCTCCTTTGTGGAGCTTGTGGATGGCATGGTCATCGGCTGCGGAATCTACGCAAAGTAG
- a CDS encoding bacteriohemerythrin, translating to MALMEWNASLSTGIKRFDNDHRRLVDMVNNLHDAMKAGMGNHVVGEILDQLVNYTGQHFASEESQMRLHNYPEYMAHKKLHDALVAQVADIRKQFVQGTALPSNLLEFLKKWLTLHIMGEDKKYGPFLASKGLM from the coding sequence ATGGCATTGATGGAATGGAACGCTTCGCTCAGCACCGGTATCAAAAGATTCGACAACGACCACAGGAGACTGGTGGACATGGTCAACAACCTGCACGATGCCATGAAGGCAGGCATGGGGAATCACGTGGTCGGCGAGATCCTCGACCAACTCGTGAACTATACCGGTCAGCATTTTGCGTCGGAAGAATCGCAGATGAGGCTCCACAACTACCCGGAGTACATGGCCCACAAAAAGCTCCATGACGCCTTGGTAGCGCAGGTTGCCGACATACGGAAACAATTTGTTCAGGGCACGGCCCTGCCGTCCAATCTGCTGGAGTTTCTGAAGAAGTGGCTTACCCTCCACATCATGGGCGAAGACAAGAAGTATGGTCCATTCCTCGCGAGCAAGGGGTTGATGTAG
- a CDS encoding methyl-accepting chemotaxis protein has protein sequence MLNSLSLKILGIIGLTLFIGFTILGITTLWLSMASGIKQQTRASRDSAVLIRRVVDDYMMRADQEGLDRYISQVKGTADVLDLRIFNREARQRGNDPTQDQRVLEAFRNDTERAITEKAANGDHILTIVTPLRNEQRCRQCHTETGHVGAVMLTASLEQGYRDTRRLMLTLCGLGGSCFLLLLGGMYLFFRGTIIRNVLEMSETVHMLAQGEGDLTIVLPVRTRDEIGRLGSGINHLVAKLNEIISTLYEQAGRIALSTCRTMGGVDRLSAAIAEQRELAASVAVASEEMAATLNDVAGTTIKASELSRRVDGAAHDGQGVVSDAAASMDRIRAGVDTTLTVMVRLGDSSDRIGTILGLIEDVADQTNLLALNAAIEAARAGDAGRGFAVVANEVKVLSGKTSASTREIADIIKSIQTDIREAMSSIEDAKDLVDTGIATTGRVSTQIAGIRNLASESADMIDSIAGATEEQSATTGEISAKIHQVSETATQTQSHMEHLAGTFGQISLAAEHIYATVGRFNVDNYHCAIKKLLMELRDTAAAALERAVAENRISPEALFSTDYQPIPGTWPQKFSTPFDRLFDEIISPL, from the coding sequence ATGCTGAATTCGCTTTCCCTTAAAATCCTCGGAATCATCGGCCTGACGTTGTTCATCGGTTTCACCATCCTGGGCATCACCACACTCTGGCTGAGCATGGCTTCCGGCATCAAACAGCAGACGCGCGCCTCGCGCGATTCCGCGGTCCTGATCAGGCGGGTGGTGGACGATTACATGATGAGGGCCGACCAGGAGGGGCTCGACCGCTATATCTCGCAGGTAAAAGGTACGGCCGATGTGCTCGATCTCAGGATCTTCAATCGGGAAGCCAGACAGCGGGGCAACGATCCGACGCAGGATCAGCGCGTCCTGGAGGCGTTCCGGAACGACACGGAACGCGCGATCACGGAAAAGGCCGCAAACGGCGACCACATACTTACCATCGTCACCCCCTTGCGGAACGAGCAGCGTTGCCGACAGTGCCACACGGAAACCGGCCATGTGGGGGCGGTCATGCTGACCGCCTCGCTGGAGCAGGGCTACCGGGACACCCGACGCCTCATGCTGACCCTCTGCGGCCTGGGCGGTTCCTGTTTTCTGCTGCTCCTGGGAGGCATGTACCTCTTTTTTCGGGGCACGATCATCCGCAATGTCCTGGAAATGTCGGAAACAGTCCATATGCTCGCACAGGGTGAAGGAGATCTGACCATCGTGCTGCCCGTCCGCACCAGGGACGAGATCGGCAGGCTGGGTTCCGGGATCAACCACCTGGTTGCCAAGCTCAATGAAATAATTTCCACCCTGTACGAACAGGCCGGCCGGATCGCCCTGTCTACCTGCCGCACCATGGGCGGGGTCGACCGCCTGAGCGCCGCCATTGCCGAACAGAGGGAACTGGCCGCATCGGTGGCCGTCGCGTCGGAGGAAATGGCCGCCACCCTCAACGACGTGGCCGGCACGACCATCAAGGCCTCGGAGCTCTCCCGCAGGGTGGACGGTGCAGCCCATGACGGGCAGGGGGTGGTTTCCGATGCCGCCGCCAGCATGGACCGGATCCGGGCCGGCGTGGACACGACCCTGACCGTCATGGTGCGGCTGGGAGACTCGTCGGACCGGATCGGCACCATCCTCGGCCTGATTGAGGACGTGGCCGACCAGACCAATCTGCTGGCCCTCAACGCCGCCATCGAGGCGGCGCGCGCCGGCGACGCCGGGCGCGGCTTCGCCGTGGTCGCCAACGAGGTCAAGGTGCTCTCCGGCAAGACCTCCGCCTCGACCAGGGAGATCGCGGACATCATCAAGAGCATCCAGACCGATATCCGGGAGGCCATGAGCTCCATCGAGGACGCGAAAGATCTCGTGGATACGGGGATCGCCACCACCGGCCGGGTCAGCACCCAGATCGCCGGCATCCGGAACCTGGCCTCGGAATCGGCGGATATGATCGACTCCATTGCCGGCGCCACCGAGGAACAGAGCGCCACCACCGGAGAAATCTCCGCCAAGATCCACCAGGTCTCCGAAACAGCCACGCAGACGCAGAGCCACATGGAGCACCTGGCCGGCACTTTCGGCCAGATCTCCCTGGCCGCCGAACACATCTACGCCACGGTCGGGCGCTTCAATGTGGACAACTACCACTGCGCCATCAAGAAGCTGCTGATGGAGTTGCGCGACACGGCAGCGGCGGCGCTCGAAAGGGCCGTGGCCGAGAACAGGATATCCCCGGAGGCCCTGTTCAGCACCGACTACCAGCCGATACCCGGCACCTGGCCGCAGAAGTTCAGCACCCCCTTTGACAGGCTCTTCGACGAGATCATCTCCCCGCTCTAG
- a CDS encoding EAL and HDOD domain-containing protein: protein MASFTEYCHMGRQPIFDRDGLIVAFELLFRTSGQEEARIGDASRATAEVIVNTLSRFGLNGILNDKQGFINVDADLLMSDSMSLLPNDRIVIELLETVEPDAGVVDRCVQLAREGFTIALDDHVFREDYAEIYDVTGIVKLDVRALSRGELTEQVDILKKRPVRLVAEKIETEDEFQWCRSLGFDLFQGYYFARPVVLKKKSAALSGAVLLDLFRQVASDAETEQIEKIVKGNPGLSYGLLQLVNSVTFGMRAKIGTVRHAISILGRRQLRRWVQLAVFAGHDEQGEENPLLDIAGWRARFMEVAAGRHPQLAHDPDAPGSAFLTGILSVLDRMHDLPMSVVVEELNLHERVRMALLSREGAIGEIMRLAEAVERCDFRTADRIAAACGLGAALLEDEIEASLWRQSMGTPPSRCTHPPGESSC, encoded by the coding sequence ATGGCAAGCTTCACCGAGTACTGCCACATGGGTCGCCAGCCAATCTTCGACAGGGATGGCCTGATCGTTGCCTTCGAACTTCTTTTCAGGACTTCCGGCCAGGAGGAGGCCCGTATCGGCGATGCCTCCCGGGCCACGGCAGAGGTGATCGTGAACACGCTGTCGCGTTTTGGCCTGAACGGTATCCTGAACGACAAGCAGGGGTTCATCAACGTCGATGCCGACCTGCTCATGTCCGACAGTATGAGCCTTCTGCCCAACGACAGGATCGTGATCGAGCTTCTGGAAACAGTGGAACCGGATGCCGGGGTGGTGGACAGGTGCGTGCAGCTGGCCCGCGAAGGATTCACGATCGCGCTCGATGATCACGTATTCCGGGAAGACTATGCGGAGATATACGACGTGACCGGCATCGTCAAGCTGGATGTGCGGGCATTGTCGCGGGGCGAGTTGACCGAACAGGTGGACATCCTGAAAAAGAGGCCGGTGCGGCTCGTTGCGGAAAAGATCGAGACCGAGGATGAGTTCCAGTGGTGCAGGTCGCTGGGGTTCGACCTGTTCCAGGGCTACTATTTCGCGCGTCCCGTGGTCCTGAAGAAGAAAAGCGCCGCCCTGTCGGGTGCCGTGCTGCTCGACCTTTTCCGTCAGGTGGCGAGCGACGCCGAGACCGAACAGATCGAAAAGATCGTCAAGGGCAATCCGGGACTTTCATACGGCCTGCTCCAACTGGTCAATTCAGTGACGTTCGGCATGCGTGCCAAGATCGGTACCGTGCGGCATGCCATCTCGATCCTGGGGCGCCGCCAATTGCGGCGCTGGGTGCAACTGGCTGTCTTTGCGGGCCACGACGAACAGGGAGAAGAGAATCCCCTGCTCGATATCGCCGGGTGGCGTGCCAGGTTCATGGAGGTTGCGGCCGGACGGCACCCGCAGCTCGCGCACGATCCCGACGCCCCGGGATCCGCGTTTCTGACCGGCATCCTGTCCGTGCTCGACCGGATGCACGACCTGCCTATGTCCGTGGTCGTGGAAGAGCTGAATCTTCATGAGCGGGTGCGGATGGCGCTTCTTTCGCGGGAAGGAGCGATCGGCGAGATCATGCGGCTGGCCGAGGCGGTCGAGCGGTGCGATTTCCGGACAGCCGACCGGATCGCGGCGGCATGCGGCCTCGGAGCTGCGCTGCTGGAGGACGAAATCGAGGCGTCCCTGTGGCGGCAGAGCATGGGAACACCGCCTTCGCGTTGCACACATCCCCCAGGAGAATCTTCATGCTGA
- a CDS encoding response regulator: MKKKKKLSNLMRFLVVNADRHARILISGALDGLGRIDEAENGREALFKFITSSNQGKPYGVIVLDHEMPVMNGSETYRMIRLFELDHHAMGGTTTFLLTSEHTDLEETFSHALGRDPHLKVLGNPRDLGKLRQFLYADSDSEK; this comes from the coding sequence ATGAAAAAAAAGAAGAAGCTCTCCAACCTTATGCGTTTTCTCGTCGTGAATGCCGACCGGCATGCCAGAATTCTGATTTCCGGCGCGCTCGACGGTCTCGGCCGGATAGACGAGGCGGAAAACGGCAGGGAAGCCCTGTTCAAGTTCATCACATCCAGCAATCAGGGCAAACCGTACGGAGTCATAGTGCTTGATCACGAGATGCCGGTCATGAACGGCAGCGAAACGTACCGCATGATCCGGCTATTCGAGTTGGACCATCACGCCATGGGCGGGACAACCACGTTCCTGCTGACCTCAGAACACACCGACCTCGAAGAAACCTTCAGCCATGCGCTGGGACGCGATCCTCATCTGAAAGTTCTTGGAAATCCGCGTGACCTGGGGAAGCTTCGCCAGTTTCTATACGCGGACAGTGACTCTGAGAAGTAA
- a CDS encoding response regulator transcription factor, with protein MDTIKVILVEDHAIFRTGLKTILDDEPAIEIAGETGKGLESISMAVALRPDIIIMDIGLPDLDGIESSRRILDAAPECRVIMLSMHNEPEIVCAALDAGAHGYLLKDCAAEELLEGIATVLRGETFISRHVAGAVVRTLLTQSKPASPASPKLSPRETQILAMLTQGKNNKEIAFELAISIKTVETHRQQLTRKLNLYSLADLTRYAIRTGLISP; from the coding sequence ATGGATACGATAAAGGTGATACTGGTCGAAGACCATGCCATATTCCGCACCGGGCTGAAGACGATCCTTGATGATGAGCCTGCCATCGAGATTGCGGGCGAAACGGGAAAAGGGCTCGAGTCAATCTCCATGGCGGTCGCGCTGCGGCCCGACATCATCATTATGGATATCGGGCTGCCCGACCTGGACGGTATTGAGAGCTCCCGCCGCATTCTTGACGCAGCGCCGGAGTGCCGCGTGATAATGCTTTCCATGCACAACGAACCGGAGATTGTCTGCGCGGCCCTTGATGCCGGCGCCCATGGCTACCTGCTGAAGGACTGCGCCGCCGAAGAGTTGCTGGAGGGCATAGCCACCGTCCTGCGCGGCGAAACATTCATCAGCCGGCACGTTGCCGGCGCCGTGGTGCGCACGCTGCTGACACAATCCAAACCTGCCTCGCCGGCATCACCGAAGCTGTCACCGCGTGAAACGCAGATTCTCGCCATGCTTACCCAAGGGAAAAACAACAAGGAAATCGCCTTCGAACTTGCCATCAGCATCAAGACCGTTGAAACCCACCGCCAGCAACTGACCAGGAAACTCAACCTTTACAGCCTTGCCGACCTCACCCGCTATGCAATCCGCACCGGCCTGATTTCTCCCTGA
- a CDS encoding PAS domain-containing protein, which translates to MQPSSPVFYDFFRNNTVPQIMIMAGTGRIVQANPAACSYYGFDGSSRNLPCLTDLDTNHPIVTMAELNLAAKGIEHSIRSTHRTVLGEREVRLRTCAADFGPEIFVLATVDDITQQLTREKNVQADEERWRFALSGSGDGVWDWDITSDQPSCSPHWKEMLGYGRHEIGDDIRDWHALIYDEDRDQVTTAYEKILAGGCNRVELEYRMRHKMGDLIWVLARCTVLRWEPDGRPARIITVHSDITLHKKNEAELRSFGETLERVVVQRTEALNLELAMRMETERRLLAFQERLSALTEELCLTEEREGRRLAAWLHDDVGQNLALLKINLDRLSKSLSGGNDRFREMSTLLTATIEEIRARTILISPPVLQKLGLVPALSKLANDMGNMHGFSVHIDAPQPLPELSVSLRSTLYRIVRELLINIVKHAAASHVSLNMSCDGMQLEIRVQDNGQGFDRERHEATATANNSFGLFHVMQRINLLGGAFTIDSAPGRGCVCAIQVPALQDAPGNQDFPD; encoded by the coding sequence ATGCAGCCTTCCTCCCCGGTTTTTTACGATTTTTTCAGGAATAATACCGTTCCCCAGATCATGATCATGGCTGGTACCGGCCGCATTGTCCAGGCCAACCCCGCCGCCTGCAGCTATTACGGGTTTGACGGCTCTTCCCGAAACCTGCCGTGTCTGACCGATCTGGACACCAATCATCCGATAGTGACCATGGCCGAACTCAACCTGGCTGCCAAAGGGATCGAACACAGCATCAGAAGCACCCACAGGACCGTCCTGGGAGAGCGTGAAGTCCGCCTCCGCACCTGCGCCGCAGATTTCGGCCCGGAGATCTTCGTCCTGGCTACTGTTGACGATATTACCCAGCAGCTCACCCGGGAAAAGAACGTACAGGCTGACGAAGAACGCTGGCGCTTTGCTCTCAGCGGCAGCGGAGACGGTGTCTGGGATTGGGACATCACCAGCGATCAGCCCTCCTGCTCGCCGCACTGGAAGGAGATGCTCGGGTACGGACGTCACGAAATCGGAGACGACATCAGGGACTGGCACGCGCTCATTTACGATGAGGACAGAGACCAGGTGACAACCGCCTATGAAAAAATACTTGCCGGCGGTTGCAACCGTGTGGAGCTCGAGTACCGCATGCGTCACAAAATGGGGGACCTGATCTGGGTGCTGGCCCGATGTACCGTACTCAGATGGGAACCGGACGGACGGCCTGCCCGGATCATTACCGTTCACAGCGACATCACCCTGCACAAAAAGAATGAAGCGGAACTGCGGTCGTTCGGAGAGACCCTGGAACGGGTGGTGGTTCAGCGCACCGAGGCTTTGAACCTTGAGCTGGCCATGCGCATGGAGACCGAACGGCGCCTGCTCGCCTTTCAGGAACGGCTCAGCGCTTTGACCGAGGAGCTGTGCCTGACCGAGGAACGGGAGGGCAGAAGGCTGGCCGCCTGGCTGCACGATGATGTCGGCCAGAACCTGGCACTGCTGAAGATCAATCTGGATCGGTTGTCCAAAAGCCTGTCGGGAGGGAACGACCGCTTCCGGGAGATGTCCACCCTGCTGACCGCCACCATAGAAGAAATCAGGGCGCGCACCATCCTGATAAGCCCTCCCGTGTTGCAAAAACTGGGGTTGGTGCCGGCGCTTTCAAAACTTGCCAATGACATGGGAAACATGCACGGGTTTTCCGTGCATATCGACGCGCCTCAGCCTCTGCCCGAACTTTCCGTATCCTTGCGCTCCACCCTCTACCGTATTGTCAGGGAATTGCTCATAAATATCGTGAAACATGCAGCGGCAAGCCATGTTTCCCTGAACATGTCCTGCGACGGCATGCAGTTGGAGATACGTGTTCAGGACAATGGGCAGGGCTTTGACAGGGAACGGCATGAAGCCACGGCTACTGCAAACAACTCGTTCGGCCTGTTTCACGTAATGCAGCGGATCAATCTGCTGGGGGGGGCGTTCACCATCGATTCCGCTCCCGGCCGGGGCTGCGTCTGTGCCATTCAGGTTCCGGCGCTTCAAGATGCTCCAGGGAACCAGGATTTTCCCGATTGA
- a CDS encoding HAD family phosphatase: MVKFQNGIEAGCFIFDFDGIIVDTEPLHYQAFQKVLEPLDSGFSWQEYVDTYMGFDDRDAFIEAFSTQGKGLTTQELHTLIDRKANIFQDIIRSGIAPYPGVVALIRKLRAHRIPIAISSGALRCDIDPILGTLGISDCFEVIVTADDVSKSKPDPESYRLAFEKLKARNPAGALTPARTIAIEDTPAGISSARGAGLQVVAVTNSYPREYLTQATCIVPSLEELLDSSFP, encoded by the coding sequence ATGGTAAAATTTCAGAACGGAATAGAGGCAGGGTGTTTCATCTTTGATTTCGACGGCATAATCGTTGATACCGAACCACTTCATTACCAGGCATTTCAAAAGGTGCTCGAACCGCTGGATTCAGGGTTCTCCTGGCAGGAATACGTCGATACCTACATGGGATTCGACGATCGGGACGCCTTCATCGAGGCATTTTCCACCCAAGGCAAAGGGCTGACAACGCAAGAGCTGCACACCCTGATAGACCGGAAAGCGAATATCTTTCAGGATATCATCCGGAGCGGCATTGCCCCCTATCCCGGAGTCGTGGCACTCATCAGAAAGCTGCGCGCGCATCGTATCCCGATCGCCATCAGCAGCGGCGCTCTCCGCTGTGACATCGACCCCATTCTCGGCACGCTCGGCATCAGCGACTGCTTTGAGGTCATCGTCACTGCGGACGACGTCTCCAAGAGCAAGCCTGATCCGGAGAGCTACCGTCTTGCCTTTGAGAAGCTGAAAGCGCGCAACCCGGCAGGAGCACTCACCCCGGCACGCACTATCGCCATAGAAGACACCCCGGCCGGCATTTCATCAGCTCGGGGGGCCGGCCTGCAGGTTGTTGCCGTTACCAACAGCTATCCTCGGGAATACCTCACCCAGGCGACCTGCATCGTCCCATCGCTGGAGGAGCTGCTTGATTCCAGCTTCCCCTGA
- a CDS encoding phosphatase PAP2 family protein, which yields MKDETISLLSQPVQRENIAATLGVVTATSLTYIFDKEIFEKLQTVKSAGVDKATNIGSTIGNPILHLGIAAGMYGLGIAADSPKWKETGEMVGEALILADASTFIIKEATGRGRPTVTAHKGDFKPFGFKNDYDSFPSMHTSSSFALASVMSATTESIPVKALYYSAATFVGFSRMQENKHWASDVVFGALLGELCGRVVVQYHVSGNKLAIAPQTYESGAGLALVGKW from the coding sequence TTGAAGGACGAAACGATCAGCCTGCTCTCACAGCCGGTACAGAGAGAAAACATTGCGGCAACCCTGGGAGTTGTTACCGCCACATCCCTGACGTATATCTTCGACAAGGAAATTTTCGAAAAACTGCAAACCGTCAAGAGTGCCGGCGTTGATAAGGCTACCAACATAGGCTCAACGATCGGTAATCCGATACTGCATCTCGGCATTGCCGCCGGCATGTACGGACTCGGCATAGCGGCCGACTCGCCCAAATGGAAAGAGACCGGCGAGATGGTCGGTGAAGCCCTGATCCTTGCCGATGCATCGACATTCATCATCAAGGAAGCCACGGGCAGAGGAAGGCCCACTGTAACTGCACATAAAGGGGACTTTAAACCATTCGGGTTCAAAAATGATTACGATTCCTTCCCGTCGATGCATACTTCCAGCTCTTTTGCATTGGCGTCAGTGATGTCTGCCACGACGGAAAGCATCCCCGTGAAGGCACTTTACTATTCCGCCGCAACCTTTGTTGGATTCTCGCGCATGCAGGAAAACAAGCACTGGGCGAGTGATGTCGTATTCGGAGCCCTTCTGGGAGAGTTGTGCGGCCGGGTCGTTGTACAGTATCATGTATCAGGAAATAAACTTGCCATAGCCCCGCAGACCTACGAAAGTGGCGCGGGCCTGGCACTGGTGGGGAAATGGTAA
- a CDS encoding VanZ family protein, whose product MTPERRHIPWMIAAITWTAALLYFSLIPSPPHVEGFWGWDKFQHAFSLGVMCLLIAITCLIMQTSLKKACQIGLVSAIICGGLIEIFQGLFTTSREADIRDFEADALGALLATAFLILMVKYRGRR is encoded by the coding sequence ATGACACCTGAGCGGCGACATATCCCCTGGATGATAGCGGCGATAACTTGGACCGCTGCGCTTCTCTATTTTTCGCTGATACCGTCACCTCCCCATGTGGAGGGGTTTTGGGGATGGGATAAATTTCAACACGCCTTTTCCCTGGGGGTGATGTGTCTGCTTATAGCAATTACCTGTCTGATCATGCAGACCTCCCTGAAAAAAGCCTGCCAGATCGGCTTGGTTTCGGCTATCATCTGCGGAGGACTGATAGAGATTTTTCAGGGATTGTTCACCACCAGCCGGGAAGCGGACATTCGCGATTTTGAAGCGGATGCCCTTGGGGCCCTGTTGGCCACTGCATTTCTAATACTTATGGTAAAGTACCGAGGCAGACGTTGA